A stretch of Bradyrhizobium sp. CCBAU 53338 DNA encodes these proteins:
- a CDS encoding MFS transporter gives MTDQTLAAPIDDQQERQRGFSRYQSLLVALLAFAQFTIILDFIIMSPLGAIMMPSLNITAGQFGVAVSAYAFSAGLSGILAAGFADRFDRKRLLLFFYAGFTLGTLLCALAQTYHVLLLGRIVTGLFGGVIGSIVLAIVTDLFALHLRGRVMGFVQTAFAASQVLGVPAGLFLANHWDWHVCFFAIVGLSILAIAVIAFAMEPVDAHLKLKQDRNPFHHLVATIFEPRYTLAFGVTTLLATGGYMLMPYSSAFTVNNVGIDIAHLPTIYLVSGLFSIVTGPLVGRASDTFGKYPTFVFGCAMTVLMVLIYTHLGHVSLVTAITVNVLMFVGIFSRMIPSQAIISAIPDQSQRGSFSAVSASLQQLSGGLGSVLAAAIIAQQPDGSLLHFERIGYVVVTTTIITLIAMYFVQKAVATRAGRSVV, from the coding sequence ATGACAGACCAGACGCTCGCCGCGCCGATCGACGATCAGCAGGAACGCCAGCGCGGCTTTTCGCGCTACCAGTCACTCCTGGTGGCGCTGCTCGCGTTCGCCCAGTTCACCATCATTCTCGACTTCATCATCATGTCGCCGCTCGGCGCCATCATGATGCCCTCGCTCAACATCACGGCCGGGCAATTCGGCGTCGCGGTGTCGGCCTACGCGTTCAGCGCCGGACTATCGGGCATCCTGGCCGCCGGCTTTGCCGATCGCTTCGACCGCAAGCGGCTGCTGCTGTTCTTCTATGCGGGCTTCACGCTCGGCACTTTGTTGTGTGCGCTGGCGCAGACTTATCATGTGCTGCTGCTCGGCCGGATCGTGACCGGATTGTTCGGCGGCGTGATCGGCTCGATCGTGCTCGCCATCGTCACCGATCTGTTCGCGCTGCACTTGCGCGGCCGCGTGATGGGCTTCGTCCAGACGGCATTTGCCGCGAGCCAGGTGCTCGGCGTGCCAGCCGGCCTGTTTCTCGCCAATCACTGGGACTGGCATGTCTGCTTCTTTGCGATCGTCGGCCTGTCGATCCTGGCCATCGCCGTGATCGCCTTTGCGATGGAGCCGGTCGACGCGCATCTGAAGCTGAAGCAGGACCGGAACCCGTTCCATCACCTGGTCGCGACCATCTTCGAGCCGCGCTACACGCTGGCCTTCGGCGTCACGACGCTGCTGGCGACGGGCGGCTACATGCTGATGCCGTATTCCAGCGCCTTCACGGTGAACAATGTCGGCATCGACATCGCGCATCTGCCGACGATCTACCTGGTCTCCGGCCTGTTCAGCATCGTCACCGGACCGCTGGTCGGCCGCGCCAGCGACACCTTCGGCAAATACCCGACCTTCGTGTTCGGCTGCGCGATGACCGTCTTGATGGTGCTGATCTACACCCATCTCGGCCACGTCTCGCTGGTGACCGCGATCACCGTCAACGTGCTGATGTTCGTCGGCATCTTCTCGCGCATGATCCCGTCGCAGGCGATCATCTCGGCGATCCCCGATCAGAGCCAGCGCGGCTCGTTCAGCGCGGTCAGCGCCTCGCTCCAGCAACTCTCCGGCGGCCTCGGCTCGGTGCTCGCGGCTGCGATCATCGCCCAGCAACCCGACGGCTCGCTGCTGCATTTCGAGCGGATCGGCTACGTCGTCGTCACGACGACGATCATCACGCTGATCGCGATGTATTTCGTGCAGAAGGCGGTGGCGACGAGGGCGGGGAGGAGCGTGGTGTGA
- a CDS encoding complex I NDUFA9 subunit family protein, which yields MASNLETLVTVFGGSGFLGRNVVRALCRRDYRVRVAVRRPELAGYLQPSGKVGQVHTIQANLRYPGSVEAAVRDSHVVINLVGILAESGAQTFDAVQAKGAETVAKAAAAAGASLIHVSAIGADADSPSHYARAKAAGEAAVSAAVPSATIFRPSVMFGPEDQFTNRFAALARMSPVLPLIGGETKMQPVYVGDVATAIADAVDGKAKAGATYELGGPEVLTMREIIEAILEITDRERALVPLSFGLARLKAAFLQFAPGAFKLTPDQVTLLQRDNVVSDAAKAAGLTLEGLGITPDSLEAIAPQYLWRFRPQGQFQRKSA from the coding sequence ATGGCATCGAATCTGGAAACGCTCGTCACGGTTTTCGGCGGATCGGGGTTTTTGGGCCGGAACGTCGTCCGCGCGCTGTGCCGGCGGGACTACCGCGTCCGGGTCGCGGTACGGCGGCCGGAACTGGCCGGATACCTCCAGCCCTCGGGCAAGGTCGGCCAGGTCCACACCATCCAGGCCAATCTGCGCTATCCTGGATCGGTCGAGGCGGCGGTGCGTGATTCGCATGTCGTGATCAACCTGGTCGGCATCCTCGCCGAGAGCGGTGCCCAGACCTTCGACGCGGTCCAGGCCAAGGGCGCCGAGACTGTCGCCAAGGCGGCGGCGGCTGCGGGGGCCAGCCTGATCCACGTCTCGGCGATCGGCGCCGACGCTGATTCGCCCTCGCACTATGCCAGGGCCAAGGCCGCCGGCGAGGCCGCGGTGAGCGCGGCGGTGCCGTCGGCGACGATCTTCCGCCCCTCCGTGATGTTCGGCCCCGAGGACCAGTTCACCAACCGCTTCGCGGCGCTGGCGCGGATGTCCCCGGTGCTGCCGCTGATCGGCGGCGAAACCAAGATGCAGCCGGTCTATGTCGGCGACGTCGCCACCGCGATTGCGGACGCCGTCGACGGCAAGGCCAAGGCGGGCGCCACCTACGAGCTCGGCGGACCCGAGGTGCTGACGATGCGCGAGATCATCGAGGCGATCCTCGAGATCACCGACCGCGAGCGCGCGCTGGTGCCGCTGTCGTTCGGCCTCGCCCGCCTCAAGGCCGCCTTCCTGCAGTTCGCCCCGGGCGCGTTCAAGCTGACACCGGACCAGGTGACGCTGCTCCAGCGCGACAATGTCGTGTCCGATGCGGCGAAGGCCGCCGGACTGACGCTGGAAGGCCTCGGCATCACGCCCGATTCGCTGGAAGCAATCGCCCCGCAATATCTCTGGCGCTTCCGCCCGCAGGGCCAGTTCCAGCGCAAGAGCGCATAA
- a CDS encoding SDR family oxidoreductase, with protein MTSRMSVLVLGGSSDIGRAAARAFAEAGYDVGLAGRDAAALEPDAADLRARYGIEANTWTFDVLDTASFEGFVAGLPALPDVVISIVGLLGVQQNAESDLAHATTIMRSNYEGPSLILGLFAERFLARGSGTVVGVSSVAGDRGRASNYVYGSAKAGFSAFLSGLRARVSRGGVHVVTVKPGFVRTRMTEGMKLIGPLTVDAPVVGDAILNAVEKKVDVVYVSGKWRLVMLIIKTLPEAVFKKLKF; from the coding sequence GTGACGTCACGCATGTCAGTTCTGGTGCTCGGTGGCTCCTCCGATATCGGCCGCGCCGCGGCGCGCGCCTTTGCCGAGGCCGGATACGATGTCGGCCTCGCAGGTCGCGACGCGGCCGCGCTGGAGCCTGACGCCGCCGATCTGCGCGCGCGCTACGGCATCGAAGCGAACACCTGGACATTCGACGTGCTCGACACCGCCTCGTTCGAGGGCTTCGTTGCCGGCCTTCCCGCCCTGCCCGACGTCGTCATTTCGATCGTCGGCCTGCTGGGCGTGCAGCAAAATGCGGAGAGCGATCTCGCCCATGCCACCACGATCATGCGCTCGAACTACGAGGGACCGTCGCTGATCCTCGGCCTGTTCGCCGAAAGATTTCTTGCGCGCGGCAGCGGCACTGTTGTCGGCGTGTCGTCGGTGGCCGGCGATCGCGGCCGCGCCTCGAACTATGTCTACGGCTCGGCGAAAGCGGGTTTCTCCGCATTCCTCTCGGGCCTGCGCGCCCGCGTCAGCCGCGGCGGCGTGCATGTCGTCACCGTGAAGCCCGGCTTCGTCCGCACCAGGATGACTGAAGGCATGAAGCTGATCGGCCCGCTCACCGTCGACGCGCCCGTCGTCGGCGATGCGATCCTGAACGCGGTCGAGAAGAAGGTCGATGTCGTCTACGTCAGCGGCAAATGGCGCCTCGTGATGCTGATCATCAAGACGCTGCCGGAGGCGGTGTTCAAGAAGCTGAAGTTCTGA